Proteins encoded by one window of Ovis canadensis isolate MfBH-ARS-UI-01 breed Bighorn chromosome 14, ARS-UI_OviCan_v2, whole genome shotgun sequence:
- the TPPP3 gene encoding tubulin polymerization-promoting protein family member 3 has product MAASTDVAGLEESFRKFAIHGDPKASGHEMNGKNWAKLCKDCKVADGKAVTGTDVDIVFSKVKVKSARVINYEEFKKALEELAPKRFKGKSKEEAFDAICQLVAGKEPANIGVTKAKTGGAVERLTDTSKYTGSHKERFDESGKGKGIAGRQDILDDSGYVSAYKNAGTYDAKVKK; this is encoded by the exons ATGGCAGCGAGCACAGATGTGGCTGGCCTGGAGGAAAGCTTCCGCAAGTTTGCCATCCATGGTGACCCCAAGGCCAGTGGGCATGAGATGAATGGCAAGAACTGGGCCAAGCTGTGCAAGGACTGCAAGGTGGCTGACGGAAAGGCTGTGACAGGGACCGATGTCGACATCGTCTTCTCCAAAGTCAA GGTGAAGTCTGCCCGGGTCATCAACTATGAGGAGTTCAAGAAGGCCCTAGAAGAGCTGGCACCCAAGCGATTTAAGGGGAAGAGCAAGGAGGAGGCCTTTGATGCCATCTGCCAGCTGGTGGCAGGCAAGGAACCAGCCAACATAGGCGTAACT AAAGCTAAAACAGGGGGTGCTGTCGAACGGCTGACTGACACCAGCAAGTACACGGGCTCCCACAAGGAACGCTTTGATGAGAGTGGCAAGGGCAAGGGTATTGCTGGGCGGCAGGACATCCTGGATGACAGTGGCTACGTGAGTGCCTACAAGAATGCAGGTACCTATGATGCCAAGGTGAAGAAGTGA